The following proteins are co-located in the Silene latifolia isolate original U9 population chromosome 1, ASM4854445v1, whole genome shotgun sequence genome:
- the LOC141587354 gene encoding uncharacterized protein LOC141587354 yields the protein MHFRRCNNNSDDNKKTKLLVALEGLGLYNNVGCSLTVRKAETLQKTCRIFKRHDSYSYRIIGSCNGLLLVSRNDGPPCYREELRLWNPCIRKSLVIPACPFSTSLFTNSVYLFGFAPVSKDYKVVAFTFEKSPDVEPRKMFFAVYTLGDQQWTVRNNQFDIILPNTTGTFGPFHSVSTAVSFRGAAYWLGQIDNQNQDNRLTHLGSFDFESENITFLKLPFSLEETQYLRFLFLLRDSLAIFSISEVNSSIWVLEQANVNRPWSLWFTGKSSWYGYKAFTNCICKHRKVFYCESDGGYFVCGEEAYNIASCEMQELQRYMRFDGQLETYSESLVLSAGYGARDLKFFP from the coding sequence ATGCATTTTCGACGTTGCAATAACAATTCTGATGATAATAAAAAAACCAAATTATTAGTAGCTCTCGAGGGTTTGGGACTCTATAACAATGTTGGGTGCTCGTTGACAGTCCGTAAGGCCGAAACGCTTCAAAAAACCTGTCGAATTTTCAAGAGACATGATTCGTACTCGTACCGTATTATAGGTAGCTGTAATGGGTTGCTCCTTGTTAGTAGAAATGATGGCCCTCCTTGTTACCGGGAAGAGTTGAGATTGTGGAACCCTTGTATTCGCAAATCATTGGTAATTCCCGCTTGTCCATTTTCAACGTCTTTGTTCACCAATTCTGTTTATCTGTTTGGTTTCGCTCCTGTTAGTAAGGATTATAAAGTGGTTGCGTTCACATTTGAAAAAAGTCCGGATGTAGAGCCTAGAAAAATGTTTTTTGCGGTTTATACACTCGGTGATCAACAATGGACTGTCAGAAATAATCAATTCGATATAATTTTGCCGAACACTACAGGTACGTTTGGGCCGTTTCATTCTGTATCAACTGCTGTTTCTTTTCGAGGGGCAGCATATTGGCTTGGACAAATTGATAACCAAAACCAAGATAATAGATTAACTCATCTTGGTTCCTTTGACTTCGAGTCGGAAAATATCACCTTTTTGAAACTGCCATTTAGTTTGGAGGAAACACAATACTTGAGGTTTCTGTTTCTTCTTAGGGATTCGCTAGCGATTTTCAGTATTTCTGAGGTAAATTCCAGCATATGGGTGCTAGAACAGGCCAACGTAAACCGGCCCTGGTCTTTATGGTTTACTGGGAAATCAAGTTGGTACGGTTATAAAGCGTTCACTAACTGCATTTGTAAACATCGAAAGGTGTTCTATTGTGAGAGTGACGGTGGCTATTTTGTTTGTGGGGAGGAGGCTTATAATATAGCTAGTTGCGAAATGCAGGAGCTTCAAAGATATATGAGGTTTGATGGACAATTGGAAACATATTCGGAGAGCTTGGTGTTGTCCGCAGGATACGGAGCTCGCGATTTGAAGTTTTTCCCATGA